A single Rhodomicrobium lacus DNA region contains:
- a CDS encoding GNAT family N-acetyltransferase, whose protein sequence is MGANFISFRPASPKDANAVAAIHDAAWRSTYQGIIPHLHLERQIARRGPLWWQQQIQRGANVTLLTFDGVPQGYATWGSARGTWPWEAGEIFELYVTPSFQGIGLGTRLFATVKDALKQQGLKRLVVWALKDNETACAFYGGLGGSIVAATPERYGDVSLTRVAFAWGVNVKSSKA, encoded by the coding sequence ATGGGCGCGAACTTCATCAGTTTCAGGCCGGCTTCGCCGAAAGACGCCAACGCTGTGGCTGCCATCCACGACGCTGCCTGGCGCTCGACCTATCAAGGCATCATCCCGCATCTCCACCTCGAACGTCAGATTGCGCGGCGTGGCCCGCTCTGGTGGCAACAGCAGATCCAACGCGGCGCGAACGTGACGCTCCTTACGTTCGATGGCGTGCCGCAAGGTTACGCCACATGGGGTTCGGCGCGCGGCACCTGGCCTTGGGAGGCAGGCGAGATCTTCGAGCTTTACGTAACCCCCTCCTTTCAAGGCATCGGCCTCGGCACGCGCCTTTTCGCCACCGTGAAGGACGCACTCAAGCAGCAGGGTTTGAAGCGCCTCGTCGTGTGGGCGCTGAAGGACAACGAGACGGCCTGTGCCTTCTACGGCGGGCTCGGTGGCTCCATCGTGGCGGCCACCCCCGAGCGCTACGGCGATGTTTCGCTGACGCGCGTGGCGTTCGCATGGGGTGTGAACGTGAAGTCGTCGAAGGCGTAG